The following proteins are co-located in the Desulfurococcus amylolyticus Z-533 genome:
- a CDS encoding adenylate kinase family protein translates to MGKIIVVAGVPGTGKTSVSRELASLTGFQLIELGRYALERGLVTGFDDERGSYVIDEDALSREVSMLAGNSEGYIIVSTHYPEILDPSVVEKVFVLRTHPLVLEKRLESRGWDRRKINENVMAEILGVVSYNALTVFGEEKIYEIDTSNTTPGEVAGLVADILSNKTVIPPGIRIDWLSVLSAEELSRFESYE, encoded by the coding sequence ATGGGTAAGATAATAGTGGTAGCTGGGGTACCTGGTACAGGGAAGACCAGTGTATCAAGGGAGCTGGCCTCCCTGACGGGGTTTCAGCTAATCGAGCTTGGAAGGTATGCCTTGGAGAGAGGGCTAGTTACTGGTTTCGACGATGAGAGGGGTAGCTATGTGATAGATGAGGATGCTTTGTCGCGTGAGGTGTCAATGCTTGCTGGGAATAGTGAAGGCTATATCATAGTTAGCACCCATTACCCTGAGATCCTGGATCCCAGTGTAGTTGAAAAAGTATTCGTGCTGAGAACACATCCCCTGGTACTGGAGAAGAGGCTTGAGTCGAGGGGGTGGGATAGGAGGAAGATCAATGAGAACGTGATGGCCGAGATACTTGGTGTCGTATCATATAATGCGTTAACAGTGTTCGGTGAGGAAAAAATATATGAGATCGATACATCTAACACTACACCAGGCGAGGTAGCAGGGCTCGTAGCCGATATACTAAGCAATAAGACTGTTATCCCCCCAGGCATCAGAATAGACTGGCTCTCAGTACTCTCAGCCGAGGAGTTATCGAGGTTTGAGAGCTATGAGTAG
- a CDS encoding GTPase encodes MSRGGFILASWSQLDRMISRVDVVLMVLDARDPLGTFSKRLESIVRERGKKLILVLNKSDLVPRNVVEEWKKYFMEKGYTTVYMAAARHMGTLRLRRTIRRVAPSLPTIVAVTGYPKVGKSSIINGLKGRHSAPTSPYPGSPGYTRHFQLYRVDKDILLVDSPGVIPVEGGELERVIRGYPIEKLEDPVLPAMKLIERIMTYHPNAFMEAYGVSERDPLRILEEIAVRHGWFYKTTREPLIEEAARKVIRDYHDGVVKFYIRPAWIRDIGEPCDQGEGDR; translated from the coding sequence ATGAGTAGGGGGGGATTCATACTAGCGTCGTGGAGCCAGCTAGATAGAATGATCTCCAGGGTAGACGTCGTCTTAATGGTGCTGGATGCAAGGGATCCCTTAGGCACGTTCAGTAAGAGGCTTGAATCCATTGTTAGGGAAAGAGGGAAGAAGCTTATCCTGGTGTTAAACAAGTCTGACCTGGTTCCCAGGAACGTGGTAGAGGAGTGGAAGAAGTACTTCATGGAGAAAGGATATACAACGGTCTACATGGCTGCCGCCAGACACATGGGTACCCTCAGGCTCAGGAGGACTATACGTAGAGTAGCCCCCTCGCTGCCGACGATAGTGGCTGTAACAGGGTATCCCAAGGTCGGTAAGTCATCCATAATAAACGGGTTGAAGGGGAGGCATTCAGCCCCGACAAGCCCGTACCCGGGAAGCCCAGGGTACACGAGGCATTTCCAATTATACCGTGTAGACAAGGATATACTGCTGGTCGACTCGCCTGGAGTGATACCTGTCGAAGGAGGGGAACTTGAAAGGGTGATAAGGGGTTATCCAATAGAGAAGCTCGAGGACCCAGTTCTCCCAGCTATGAAGCTCATCGAGAGGATAATGACCTACCACCCCAACGCGTTCATGGAGGCTTATGGTGTTAGTGAAAGGGATCCCTTGAGGATCCTTGAGGAGATAGCTGTAAGGCACGGGTGGTTCTATAAAACTACCAGGGAGCCCTTAATCGAGGAAGCAGCTAGGAAGGTGATTAGGGATTACCATGATGGAGTCGTGAAATTCTATATAAGACCGGCTTGGATCAGAGATATTGGTGAGCCATGTGATCAAGGTGAAGGTGACCGGTGA
- the tes gene encoding tetraether lipid synthase Tes: MFIDYLVSDLSIQESSKKPGEIVYILPKLHSGEEVLSLTTSVCPYCYRVLPAVIVERDGKVYIRRICPEHGEIEELYYGDVDFYKRVVKYTEDGRGARHIYTQVKTLCPFNCGLCPMHKQHTALVNMVVTNRCNLSCWYCFFYSEASGYVYEPRLDQIREMVRSIKKQGVTVAIQLTGGEPLLREDLVDIVKLLKEEGVRHIQLNTNGIRFAELYIEDPVKAVEYARELRSSGVNTVYLSFDGVTPVTNWKNHWEVPYILETFRKAGMTSTVLVPTVIKGVNTHELGAIVRFAAKHMDVIRAVNFQPVSLTGYMKKHEREKYRITIPEVVKLIEEQTDGQVTRDAWFPINVSALFSRFIEGFSGEFKFEMSNHPICGVGTYIYVEKKSNEIKLIPITSFVDVEGLLEYLREKWEDLVTGSNRYMVGLRLLYSIRKFIDSSKQPEEFDLYKLLFNVIIKRSYEALGELHYKLLFLGQMHFMDLYNYDIQRVQRCNIHYSVPDGRLIPFCAFNIFDDIYRDKIHKEYGISLEEYSSKYGLPKGQVTRKYIRDRRRLESSEIYKLAYEGVIRSKA; this comes from the coding sequence ATGTTTATAGACTACCTGGTGAGTGATTTGAGTATTCAGGAGTCATCAAAGAAGCCCGGTGAAATAGTTTACATCCTGCCGAAGCTACATAGCGGCGAGGAAGTATTATCCCTTACAACAAGTGTTTGCCCATACTGCTACAGGGTTCTCCCAGCTGTAATAGTTGAGAGAGATGGGAAGGTATATATTAGAAGAATCTGCCCGGAACACGGTGAAATCGAGGAACTATACTACGGCGATGTAGATTTCTATAAGAGGGTTGTAAAGTACACTGAAGACGGGAGGGGGGCTAGACACATATACACACAGGTTAAAACACTATGTCCATTCAACTGTGGATTATGCCCGATGCATAAACAACATACGGCGCTGGTGAATATGGTTGTAACAAATAGATGTAACTTATCCTGCTGGTACTGCTTCTTTTACTCGGAGGCCTCGGGATACGTCTACGAGCCGAGACTGGATCAAATAAGGGAGATGGTTAGAAGCATTAAGAAGCAGGGTGTAACCGTTGCAATACAGTTGACTGGAGGGGAACCATTATTAAGGGAGGATCTCGTCGACATCGTGAAGCTATTAAAGGAAGAGGGGGTAAGACACATACAGTTAAATACTAATGGGATAAGATTCGCCGAGCTATATATAGAGGACCCAGTTAAAGCAGTCGAGTACGCTAGGGAGCTGAGAAGCAGCGGCGTAAACACAGTATACCTCAGCTTCGACGGGGTAACGCCCGTAACAAACTGGAAGAACCACTGGGAGGTACCATACATACTTGAGACGTTCAGGAAGGCCGGCATGACCAGTACTGTACTGGTTCCAACGGTTATTAAAGGCGTGAACACACATGAGCTCGGAGCTATAGTCAGGTTCGCTGCTAAACACATGGATGTTATAAGAGCAGTGAACTTCCAGCCGGTGAGCCTCACTGGATACATGAAGAAGCATGAGAGGGAAAAGTACAGGATAACAATACCAGAGGTAGTAAAGTTGATAGAGGAGCAGACCGATGGACAGGTAACCAGAGATGCATGGTTCCCGATAAACGTTAGCGCATTATTCTCAAGGTTCATAGAGGGATTCAGCGGCGAATTCAAGTTCGAGATGAGTAACCACCCGATATGCGGCGTTGGAACCTATATATATGTCGAGAAAAAAAGCAACGAGATAAAGCTGATACCTATCACTAGTTTCGTTGATGTGGAGGGTTTACTCGAATACCTAAGAGAGAAATGGGAGGACCTCGTAACTGGGTCGAACAGGTATATGGTTGGGCTGAGGCTGTTATATTCCATAAGGAAATTCATTGACTCAAGCAAGCAGCCCGAGGAATTCGACTTATACAAGCTATTGTTCAACGTTATAATAAAGCGAAGCTATGAGGCACTGGGTGAGCTCCATTACAAGCTATTATTCCTGGGCCAAATGCACTTCATGGACCTCTACAACTACGATATACAGAGGGTACAGAGATGTAATATACATTACTCGGTGCCAGATGGTAGATTAATACCTTTCTGCGCATTCAACATATTCGACGACATATACAGGGATAAAATACATAAAGAATACGGTATATCACTTGAAGAATACTCGAGCAAATACGGTCTACCAAAAGGACAGGTAACCAGGAAATATATTAGGGATAGGAGGAGGCTGGAGTCCAGTGAAATATATAAGCTAGCATATGAAGGAGTAATCCGCTCCAAGGCATGA
- a CDS encoding MoaD/ThiS family protein produces MLRFKRVVRIIVARGEDHLMRITVITLGRASDYTGRSIVELELPEGAMLRDAIRVLSEKTNPLLYERYIDGHYIFVTLVNDKPVLSPDTPLKDGDRIALVTPEMGG; encoded by the coding sequence GTGTTAAGATTTAAGAGAGTAGTAAGGATAATAGTAGCTAGGGGAGAGGACCACCTTATGAGAATCACAGTGATCACGCTGGGGAGGGCGAGCGATTACACTGGTAGAAGCATAGTGGAGCTAGAGCTCCCCGAGGGAGCCATGCTAAGGGATGCCATTAGGGTTCTCAGCGAGAAAACCAACCCATTGCTCTACGAGAGATATATTGATGGACACTACATATTTGTAACACTCGTAAACGATAAGCCAGTTCTATCCCCAGATACTCCTTTGAAAGACGGCGATAGGATAGCGCTGGTTACTCCCGAGATGGGTGGTTGA
- a CDS encoding HesA/MoeB/ThiF family protein, whose translation MSLSSVEYERYSRQLPIIGVEGQLKLKKTSILVAGAGGLASTILYYLTAAGVGRIVFIDDGLVELSNLQRQILYNTEDIGRPKVLASYEKLGKLNPGVTLEPIQATISRELLDKLVPSVDIVVDALDNWETRFLLDESAWRYGKPLVHAGVGEYYGQLTVVIPGKTPCLRYLFRSVGGGERGRIIVMAHIPGLLGLLEVNEVFKLILGYGSPLAGKILLFNAKTPSIDLVEVKYENSEEIEKYCGEPGVNHPSRE comes from the coding sequence ATGAGTCTAAGCAGTGTAGAGTATGAGAGGTATAGTAGGCAGTTGCCAATAATAGGCGTGGAAGGGCAGTTGAAGCTTAAGAAGACGAGCATCCTGGTCGCTGGTGCCGGCGGCCTCGCATCCACGATACTCTATTATTTAACAGCAGCTGGGGTCGGGAGGATAGTGTTTATCGATGACGGGCTGGTGGAGCTGAGTAATCTCCAGAGGCAGATACTATACAATACAGAGGACATAGGGAGACCAAAGGTGCTGGCTTCATATGAGAAGCTGGGGAAGCTGAATCCAGGTGTGACGCTGGAACCTATACAGGCGACTATAAGTAGGGAACTCCTGGATAAACTAGTCCCCAGCGTGGATATAGTTGTCGATGCCCTAGATAACTGGGAGACACGATTCCTGCTTGACGAGTCTGCCTGGAGGTATGGAAAACCACTTGTTCACGCTGGGGTTGGAGAGTATTATGGACAATTAACAGTTGTGATACCTGGTAAAACCCCCTGTCTTAGATACTTGTTCCGCAGTGTTGGAGGAGGCGAGAGGGGAAGGATCATAGTCATGGCTCATATACCGGGCTTGCTTGGATTACTGGAGGTAAACGAAGTATTTAAGCTCATACTGGGCTACGGTTCTCCATTAGCCGGTAAAATACTATTGTTCAATGCGAAAACCCCTTCGATAGACCTTGTTGAAGTGAAGTATGAGAATAGTGAAGAAATAGAAAAATACTGTGGCGAACCCGGAGTCAACCACCCATCTCGGGAGTAA
- a CDS encoding alanine/glycine:cation symporter family protein, which produces MGVLESIIEAINFIDGLVWGLPAVIILAGTGLSIAILGRLFQVTKFKAVLKNMLYKGTGGKGEVSPFATWAAVMGATVGVGNIAGVSTAVHLGGAGALFWMWVCAILGMGTKAVEATLGAWSRRITPDGKVEGGTPYYIRLVPTVGPALAVLFSIFAFIAAYGIGNTVQANNVALGVEYIAKAYGFDVFQAKLITGILIFIFTAIVVLGGVRRITDASNFLVPFMATWYIVASLVIWIKYGSNLPLAFSEIFTYAFTPQAAAGGLSGWLVYSAIRYGFARGLFSNEAGLGSAPNMYAYMTVDHPGRVGLYGVFEVFMDTIVICSMTGIVDIVTRVYIERPDLSGAQLAMEAFYRAYGIWAPVVLGLALALFAFTTLLTWEWYGEVNWIYFWVKTLKLPEKPMRWIWRFMWVIPIIPAAIAETKMFEVFWNFADMANGLMAIPNLIAVAYFAPVGIGLIRDFLRSGKI; this is translated from the coding sequence GTGGGTGTACTTGAATCGATAATTGAAGCAATAAACTTCATAGATGGACTAGTATGGGGTCTTCCTGCGGTAATAATATTGGCTGGAACAGGGCTCTCGATAGCGATTCTCGGCCGTTTATTCCAGGTAACCAAGTTTAAAGCTGTACTTAAGAACATGTTGTATAAGGGTACGGGTGGTAAGGGAGAGGTAAGTCCATTTGCGACATGGGCTGCAGTTATGGGGGCCACGGTAGGTGTAGGTAATATAGCCGGTGTCTCCACAGCTGTTCATTTAGGTGGTGCTGGCGCGCTCTTCTGGATGTGGGTTTGCGCTATCCTTGGGATGGGTACTAAAGCCGTTGAAGCCACGCTGGGTGCTTGGTCTCGGAGAATCACGCCGGATGGGAAAGTTGAAGGGGGTACACCATATTATATAAGGCTGGTGCCGACTGTAGGCCCGGCGCTCGCAGTGTTATTCTCTATATTCGCATTTATCGCTGCGTATGGTATAGGTAATACTGTGCAGGCGAATAATGTGGCCCTTGGTGTTGAATATATTGCTAAAGCCTATGGATTTGATGTTTTCCAAGCAAAGTTGATAACGGGTATATTAATTTTCATATTTACAGCAATAGTAGTCTTGGGCGGTGTCAGAAGGATCACTGATGCATCGAACTTCCTGGTGCCGTTCATGGCTACATGGTATATTGTGGCATCACTTGTGATATGGATAAAATATGGCAGTAATCTCCCGCTGGCTTTCAGCGAGATATTTACTTATGCATTCACACCGCAGGCAGCAGCAGGCGGTCTCTCTGGTTGGCTAGTTTACTCGGCTATCAGATACGGCTTTGCAAGGGGGTTGTTCTCTAATGAGGCTGGATTGGGTAGTGCTCCAAACATGTATGCGTATATGACTGTCGACCACCCTGGTAGAGTAGGTCTCTACGGTGTCTTCGAGGTTTTCATGGATACAATAGTCATATGCTCTATGACCGGTATAGTTGATATAGTTACCCGTGTATATATCGAGAGACCAGATCTATCTGGTGCACAATTAGCCATGGAGGCTTTCTATAGAGCCTATGGAATATGGGCGCCTGTAGTACTTGGTTTAGCATTAGCATTATTCGCGTTTACAACCCTGTTGACATGGGAGTGGTATGGTGAGGTCAACTGGATCTACTTCTGGGTTAAAACACTTAAATTACCTGAGAAACCAATGAGGTGGATATGGAGGTTCATGTGGGTTATACCCATAATACCTGCAGCAATTGCTGAAACAAAAATGTTCGAGGTATTCTGGAATTTCGCTGATATGGCAAATGGTCTCATGGCTATACCAAACCTGATAGCTGTCGCGTATTTTGCACCAGTGGGTATAGGGCTTATAAGGGATTTCCTAAGGTCTGGAAAAATATAA
- a CDS encoding aspartate aminotransferase family protein, with protein sequence MDNESPGKDLQLIEKYWRHVSSSQGFKYFPLVVSRAKASKVWDINGREYIDFLSSAATYNIGHSNEEVIKAIKEHLDKFIHYCLYLYHEPVIELSELLTGITLGNHRKKVVFGLSGGDANDTALKAAFIYTRRPGVISYTYSYHGTTALGIAVGGSFREEIRKAIPFKDVYFVEYPDTYRCGNIEDPRECGDHHLSKLEDLLKKINPSSFAAIIMEPIQGDGGVLVPPENYVKGLFKLARENGIIIIDDEVQTGMGRTGKWLAIEHFNVEPDLVVLGKALGGGMPISAVIGRSEILDAAPPQTFFATSAAHALSCVAAIATIKYIKNYNLVEKARELGDYAVKRLNELKEKYEIVGDVRGKGLMIGVEIVKEKKQKIPDRKTALKIIWRAWEKGVIMMTYGKYGNVLRIAPPLVISREELDAGINIVDETIKDVLEGRVPDDVINKMKAWE encoded by the coding sequence ATGGATAATGAGAGCCCTGGAAAAGATCTTCAACTCATAGAGAAATATTGGAGACATGTTTCAAGTAGTCAGGGATTCAAGTATTTTCCCCTGGTGGTTAGTAGGGCAAAGGCGTCTAAGGTGTGGGATATAAATGGGAGAGAATATATAGACTTCCTCAGTAGTGCCGCAACATATAATATAGGTCACAGTAACGAGGAGGTTATCAAAGCCATCAAGGAGCACCTAGATAAATTCATACATTACTGTCTCTATTTATACCATGAACCAGTAATAGAATTATCGGAGCTACTTACAGGAATCACGTTGGGAAACCATAGGAAAAAAGTTGTATTCGGTCTCTCAGGTGGGGATGCTAATGATACAGCGCTTAAAGCCGCGTTCATCTATACCCGTAGACCCGGCGTGATATCGTATACTTACTCATACCATGGGACAACAGCTCTTGGGATAGCTGTAGGTGGATCATTCAGGGAGGAGATCAGGAAAGCAATACCGTTTAAAGACGTGTACTTCGTGGAGTACCCGGATACATATAGATGTGGTAATATAGAAGACCCTAGAGAATGCGGCGATCACCACCTTTCAAAATTAGAGGACTTACTGAAGAAGATTAACCCGTCCAGTTTTGCAGCTATAATAATGGAGCCCATACAGGGCGATGGCGGAGTATTAGTTCCCCCGGAGAACTATGTTAAAGGCTTATTCAAGCTAGCCAGGGAAAACGGGATAATAATTATAGATGATGAAGTCCAGACAGGTATGGGTAGGACAGGTAAATGGCTGGCAATAGAGCACTTTAACGTGGAGCCAGACCTAGTAGTCCTAGGTAAAGCACTAGGGGGAGGCATGCCTATATCAGCTGTTATCGGTAGAAGCGAAATACTGGATGCCGCGCCGCCTCAAACATTCTTTGCCACCTCAGCCGCACATGCATTATCCTGCGTGGCAGCCATAGCCACCATCAAATACATTAAGAATTATAACCTAGTAGAGAAAGCCAGGGAACTCGGCGACTATGCTGTAAAAAGGTTGAATGAGCTGAAGGAAAAATACGAAATAGTTGGCGATGTAAGGGGTAAGGGACTAATGATCGGGGTTGAAATAGTCAAGGAGAAGAAGCAGAAGATCCCTGACAGAAAAACAGCACTTAAAATAATATGGAGGGCATGGGAGAAAGGGGTAATAATGATGACCTACGGTAAATACGGTAATGTCCTGAGGATTGCCCCTCCACTCGTGATATCAAGGGAGGAACTTGACGCTGGGATAAACATTGTAGACGAGACAATCAAGGATGTGTTAGAGGGAAGGGTCCCGGATGATGTAATAAATAAAATGAAAGCATGGGAGTAA